The window AAGGTGCATATTTCTATCTTTTCCTATTGCTGCCGTGTTGTTGTTTTACACTCTTCGGTAAGTCTAAGTTTGGTCATACATATTTTACTATCTTAATATTTAGATATATTCAGTAGTTTACTATTAAATGTGCTTCGTTTATCATGGATGATGTCAATTCCCGTCAACATATTGATGGCTGTTATAGGTATGGGACCTTCATATGTAACATCAAAGAGTGTTAAAAGGGTCAAAATGGGCAGTTTCTGCAATGGTTGATAACCAGTTGTTTTTCGATCGGGTTCGATTCACCTGTAGATTACATGTTCATTTGACTCTAAACAATACTGTGTCGAGTCTGATGGGTAAAAATATGTTATTACAATGATGAACTTTTGAAATAAGTTATTTAGGAAGCCATAAGAATTAAGAAAACAGTTTAGGGCAACATTCTGTAAACTGTAACTTTCAATCTCTTCAGCTCTTCCACTAATTAGAACATGTTTCCCTCTTAGCTTAATTATTATACTTCACCCTTTTGGGTTATAACTTGGTTAATGAGAAGCCATGTTAGGCATTCCTTAAAGTTTGGTTAATGAGAAGTCATGTTCCCTTtgtaatttatttattttcttttttaatgTACCTATTTCATTGTGTTGTGTTATTACTTTTATTTGGATATGTAAATTTTTGACCCATTCTTCTTTTATCACCTCTTACCTGGACGATTGGTTTTCCCTCCCAAGTATTTACCTCTTACCTGATATGGTTGGCTATTTTTCAGTTATCATGACTTTTACATTCATTATCTAGCAATTCAATTGTCCCCTTACTTTGACTCAGTTGTGTCGTTATATCTTAATGTGCTTCAGATTATAATTAGATAATATATATCACTCTGCAAGTTTTGATCAATGTTTTTGCATGTAGCTGTTGAAGGGGTGGCAACATATATCACCTGAAATAATACTTTATATGAGGTTTGAAGCACCGAATAAATTTGGGTGGTTTTTCGTGGCAACATAATCTTCTATTTGAGTGTCAAAGGTACGTTGATTGGATATGTTGTTTGGAATTTTGAGTATTATTATGCAACATTTTGTTGGTGCAGTACACATTTTTTTATGATTATATAAGATTATTATTTTTGGGTGTGGTGTTAATTGTGTCATTTAAACATTGTCTTTCATGCCTACAGAGCAGATCTGTTCTCATAGTCTTAGAGGATCCAATTCACCATGACGCAACGAACCAATGGAACTCAAGATGCTCGGTCTTATCTGTAGGTCTTGAAGGAAATACAAGAGCACAAAACTGTTTTTTTAATCAATGTCCAACGACCCTTTATATGCACTCACGTCTCATCTAAAGTATGAAAGTTTTCTTTTTTATTTCACTTTTAAAAGCCTTTATATTTATGATAAAATGTGACTGTGTGTGTTAATTATTTGGTTTGTAAATCTTATATGCAGGGGAGGGCCAAGTGATGAACTAGGTGCAGAGGCTATGATTATGGATGCACTTGAGAAACTTGAGAAGGAAACTAAAAAGCCACTATTGAGAAACAATAAGAAGGAGATGGCTCTCCTCACTGACAAATTCAACAAAATAAACCAAAAGTAAGCCTTTACTATTAGAGAAATATGATGCGTTTTCATCAAAAAAGTGTATTATGTGACCCTCGATTTTAGTTTGTTGAGAAAGATCTTGCTTCATAATTTGG of the Rutidosis leptorrhynchoides isolate AG116_Rl617_1_P2 chromosome 5, CSIRO_AGI_Rlap_v1, whole genome shotgun sequence genome contains:
- the LOC139846635 gene encoding uncharacterized protein isoform X4; translated protein: MSNDPLYALTSHLKGGPSDELGAEAMIMDALEKLEKETKKPLLRNNKKEMALLTDKFNKINQKRRTCNKRKLILEENLNNVILHRIAVFHSNLMTSGAGQMKLTGTHATH
- the LOC139846635 gene encoding uncharacterized protein isoform X2 gives rise to the protein MSNDPLYALTSHLKGGPSDELGAEAMIMDALEKLEKETKKPLLRNNKKEMALLTDKFNKINQKRRTCNKRKLILEENLNNVILHRIAVFHSNLMTRANEVDWNSCNPLILHSRESHLLQVNQPVR
- the LOC139846635 gene encoding probable ATP synthase 24 kDa subunit, mitochondrial isoform X5 → MSNDPLYALTSHLKGGPSDELGAEAMIMDALEKLEKETKKPLLRNNKKEMALLTDKFNKINQNGAGQMKLTGTHATH